One segment of Nyctibius grandis isolate bNycGra1 chromosome 11, bNycGra1.pri, whole genome shotgun sequence DNA contains the following:
- the ISLR2 gene encoding immunoglobulin superfamily containing leucine-rich repeat protein 2: MASLLPLWLVALLGLARACPEPCACVDKYAHQFADCAYKDLQVVPTGLPSNVTTLSLSANKITSLQRRSFVEVIQVTSLWLAHNEIRSIEPGTFAILVQLKNLDISHNQIVDFPWQDLYNLSALQLLKMNNNHMALVPQGAFHTLKDLRSLRINNNKFTTLAEGIFDSLSSLSHLQIYNNPFDCSCKLQWLKKWMDSTLISIPEKDSITCALPEQLRGVPVGKITDVQCTSPTVQLTYYPNLDTTELFDGFTLTLHCAVTGTPPPEVSWKIRTSSQTLELNGNPKESAGKDLPKQDPERFSVFKNGTLVIPHLSKREEGTYTCLATNEMGSNQTSVNVAVAGTQKYPLQPGRDPLGGKAQPGDKKPGAKGAKNSVLMPDERNKPLGPTRQSQASLATGTESTGDGQVPFQLPPFEKKCGSTQTSKYISNHAFNQSGDFKQHTFDLGVIALDVSERDARVQLTPTYMQPEKVHLRMLYLCQESSQGHALVQWSKIEEGVNSYWFQGLNPSTNYSVCLTYLGEDCQVQVVFTTKKEIPSLVIIVVVSIFLLVLATLPLMGATWCHLLSKYQGKTYKLIMKAQNPDQMEKHMAADFDPRASYLESEKNYNPSEVGEVDVEEEDEEEEDDGEGGRRRRRREAEGDLELEREESVAASSVAESQSKANGEEFEVRSEYSDKLPLGAEAVTISQEINGNYRQRPR, translated from the coding sequence ATGGCCTCGCTGCTGCCCCTGTGGCTGGTGGCCCTGCTCGGCCTGGCCCGGGCGTGCCCCGAGCCCTGCGCCTGCGTGGACAAGTACGCCCACCAGTTCGCTGACTGCGCCTACAAGGATCTTCAAGTGGTGCCCACGGGTTTGCCCTCCAACGTGACCACCCTCAGCCTCTCGGCCAACAAGATCACCTCGCTGCAGCGGCGTTCCTTCGTGGAGGTGATCCAGGTCACCTCCCTCTGGTTGGCGCACAACGAGATCCGCTCCATCGAACCCGGTACCTTTGCCATCCTGGTGCAGCTGAAAAACCTCGACATCAGCCACAACCAGATCGTGGACTTCCCCTGGCAGGACCTCTACAACCTCAGCGCTCTCCAGCTGCTCAAGATGAACAATAACCACATGGCCCTGGTGCCTCAGGGGGCTTTCCACACCCTGAAGGACCTCCGGTCTCTACGCATCAACAACAACAAGTTCACCACCCTTGCAGAGGGTATCTTCGACTCACTTAGTTCCCTCTCCCACCTCCAGATCTACAACAACCCCTTTGACTGCTCCTGCAAGCTCCAGTGGTTGAAGAAGTGGATGGACAGCACGCTTATCTCCATCCCTGAGAAGGACTCCATCACTTGTGCCCTCCCGGAGCAGCTCCGAGGAGTGCCGGTGGGGAAGATCACAGACGTGCAGTGCACCTCGCCTACCGTGCAGCTCACCTATTACCCCAACCTGGACACCACGGAGCTCTTTGATGGCTTCACCCTGACGCTGCACTGTGCTGTGACGGGCACCCCACCCCCCGAAGTGAGCTGGAAGATCCGCACCTCCAGCCAAACCCTGGAGCTCAATGGGAACCCGAAGGAGAGCGCCGGGAAGGACCTCCCCAAACAGGACCCTGAGCGCTTCTCGGTCTTCAAGAACGGCACGCTGGTGATTCCCCACCTGAGCAAGCGGGAAGAAGGCACCTACACTTGTCTGGCCACCAACGAAATGGGGAGCAACCAGACCTCAGTCAACGTGGCTGTGGCGGGCACCCAGAAATACCCGCTGCAGCCTGGGAGAGACCCGCTGGGGGGTAAAGCACAGCCAGGTGACAAGAAGCCAGGGGCCAAGGGAGCAAAGAACAGTGTTCTCATGCCAGATGAAAGGAACAAACCTCTTGGTCCCACCCGGCAGAGCCAGGCATCCTTGGCAACTGGGACAGAGTCCACAGGAGATGGGCAAGTCCCTTTCCAGCTTCCTCCCTTTGAGAAAAAGTGCGGCTCCACACAAACCAGCAAGTACATTTCCAACCACGCCTTCAACCAGAGCGGGGACTTCAAGCAGCACACGTTCGACCTGGGAGTGATCGCCTTAGATGTGTCAGAGCGCGATGCCCGGGTGCAGCTCACGCCTACCTACATGCAGCCTGAGAAGGTCCACCTCAGGATGCTCTACCTGTGCCAGGAGAGCAGCCAAGGCCACGCCTTAGTCCAGTGGTCCAAGATCGAGGAAGGGGTGAACTCGTACTGGTTCCAGGGCTTGAACCCCAGCACCAACTACTCCGTGTGTCTCACCTACCTGGGGGAGGACTGCCAGGTCCAAGTGGTCTTCACCACCAAAAAAGAGATCCCCTCACTCGTCATCATCGTGGTTGTGAGCATCTTCTTGCTGGTGCTGGCCACCTTACCCCTGATGGGGGCCACGTGGTGTCACCTCCTCTCCAAGTACCAAGGGAAGACCTACAAGCTCATCATGAAGGCCCAGAACCCGGACCAGATGGAGAAGCACATGGCTGCCGACTTCGACCCCCGCGCCTCCTACCTGGAGTCTGAGAAGAATTACAATCCCAGCGAGGTGGGGGAGGTGGACGTGGAGGAAGaagacgaggaggaggaggacgacgGTGAAGGAGGcaggcggaggaggaggagagaagccGAAGGGGATCTGGAGCTGGAGCGAGAGGAGAGCGTGGCAGCCAGTTCCGTGGCGGAGTCACAATCCAAAGCCAACGGCGAGGAGTTCGAGGTTCGCTCCGAGTACAGCGACAAGCTGCCGCTGGGCGCCGAGGCCGTCACCATCTCCCAAGAGATCAACGGCAACTACCGGCAGCGGCCCCGCTGA